In Halorussus limi, a genomic segment contains:
- the trpE gene encoding anthranilate synthase component I has protein sequence MPEREQFVALADRDDPTVVRAAVELGVDTTPLSAYAALTGRSTETDPSEYAFLLESAEKTASSDPDGAFSPDTSGDRHARYSYVGYDPDAVVTVDPDEVAVESLGGRAAKYVSADREGDTLDALRDAMPDVEQRGFPDEDRQHFEGGLVGFLAYDAVYDLWLDEVGVERPDSRFPDAQFVLNTKTVAFDHRAGTVSLVFTPVVGPDDDAGAVYDDLKEEATRVADLLGRAVSPETGGFVRESATAGPRDEYEEAVRTAKEHVLDGDIYQGVISRTRELRGDVDPLGFYAALRDVNPSPYMYLLGYDDLTVVGASPETLVSVRGREVMANPIAGTCSRGSSPVEDRRLAGEMLADGKERAEHTMLVDLARNDVRRVSDPGSVQVEEFMNVLKYSHVQHIESTVTGRLAADADPFDATRASFPAGTLSGAPKIRAMEIIDDLELTARGLYGGGVGYYSWSGDADFAIVIRTATVESGSDAGDASDRITVQAGAGIVADSDPAAEYEETEQKMDGVLTALERIESSDAPETDDAESNAPEARR, from the coding sequence ATGCCGGAACGGGAGCAGTTCGTGGCCCTCGCGGACCGCGACGACCCGACCGTGGTTCGCGCCGCCGTCGAACTCGGCGTTGATACCACACCGCTGTCTGCCTACGCGGCGCTGACCGGGCGCTCGACCGAGACCGACCCCTCGGAGTACGCCTTCCTGTTGGAGAGCGCCGAGAAGACCGCTTCCAGCGACCCCGACGGCGCGTTCTCGCCCGACACGTCGGGCGACCGCCACGCTCGCTACTCCTACGTCGGCTACGACCCCGACGCGGTCGTGACGGTCGACCCCGACGAAGTGGCGGTCGAGTCGCTCGGCGGCCGGGCCGCGAAGTACGTCTCGGCCGACCGCGAGGGCGACACGCTCGACGCCCTCCGAGACGCCATGCCCGACGTCGAACAGCGCGGGTTCCCGGACGAGGACCGCCAGCACTTCGAGGGCGGACTGGTCGGGTTTCTGGCCTACGACGCGGTGTACGACCTCTGGTTGGACGAGGTGGGAGTCGAGCGTCCCGACTCTCGGTTCCCCGACGCCCAGTTCGTCCTCAACACCAAGACCGTCGCGTTCGACCACCGCGCCGGGACGGTCTCGCTCGTGTTCACGCCGGTCGTCGGACCGGACGACGACGCCGGGGCGGTCTACGACGACCTCAAGGAGGAGGCCACCCGCGTGGCCGACCTGCTCGGCCGGGCCGTGTCCCCCGAGACCGGCGGTTTCGTCCGCGAGTCGGCGACGGCCGGGCCGCGCGACGAGTACGAGGAGGCGGTCCGAACCGCCAAGGAACACGTCCTCGACGGCGACATCTATCAGGGCGTCATCTCCCGGACGCGCGAACTCCGGGGCGACGTGGACCCGCTGGGCTTCTACGCGGCGCTCCGGGACGTGAACCCGTCGCCGTACATGTATCTCCTCGGCTACGACGACCTGACCGTGGTCGGCGCGAGTCCCGAGACGCTGGTCTCGGTCCGCGGCCGCGAGGTGATGGCCAACCCCATCGCCGGGACCTGCTCGCGGGGGTCGAGTCCGGTCGAGGACCGCCGCCTCGCGGGCGAGATGCTCGCCGACGGCAAGGAGCGGGCCGAACACACCATGCTGGTGGACCTCGCGCGCAACGACGTGCGCCGGGTCAGCGACCCCGGGAGCGTGCAGGTCGAGGAGTTCATGAACGTCCTCAAGTACAGCCACGTTCAGCACATCGAGAGCACCGTGACCGGTCGACTCGCGGCGGACGCAGACCCCTTCGACGCGACCCGCGCGTCGTTCCCCGCCGGAACACTCTCGGGAGCGCCGAAGATTCGCGCGATGGAGATAATCGACGACCTCGAACTCACGGCTCGCGGCCTCTACGGCGGCGGCGTCGGCTACTACTCGTGGTCGGGCGACGCGGACTTCGCCATCGTCATCCGGACCGCGACGGTCGAATCCGGATCCGACGCCGGCGACGCGTCCGACCGAATCACGGTGCAGGCGGGCGCGGGCATCGTCGCGGACAGCGACCCCGCCGCCGAGTACGAGGAGACCGAGCAGAAGATGGACGGGGTGCTGACCGCGCTCGAACGCATCGAGTCGTCGGACGCGCCCGAGACCGATGACGCGGAGTCGAACGCGCCGGAGGCGAGACGATGA